The genomic region GTATCTCATGGTTATAACCACACGTACTCTGAAGGGTAGGATCAGTGTATCTCATGGTTATAACCACACGTACTCTGAAGGGTATGATCAGTGTATCTCATGGTTATAACCACACGTACTCTGAAGGGTAGGATCAGTGTATCTCATGGTTATAACCACACGTACTCTGAAGGGTAGGATCAGTGTATCTCATGGTTATAACCACACGTACTCTGAAGGGTAGGCTCAGTGTATCTCATGGTTATAACCACACGTACTCTGAAGGGTAGGATCAGTGTATCTCATGGTTATAACCACACGTACTCTGAAGGGTAGGATCAGTGTATCTCATGGTTATAACCACACGTACTCTGAAGGGTAGGATCAGTGTATCTCATGGTTATAACCACACGTACTCTGAAGGGTAGGATCAGTGTATCTCATGGTTATAACCACACGTACTCTGAAGGGTAGGCTCAGTGTATCTCATGGTTATAACCACACGTACTCTGAAGGGTAGGATCAGTGTATCTCATGGTTATAACCACACGTACTCTGAAGGGTAGGATCAGTGTATCTCATGGTTATAACCACACGTACTTTGAAGGGTAGGATCAGTGTACCTCATGGTTATAACCACACGTACTCTGAAGGGTAGGATCAGTGTATCTCATGGTTATAACCACACGTATTCTGAAGGGTAGGATCAGTGTATCTCATGGTTATAACCACACGTACTCTGAAGGGTAGGATCAGTGTACCTCATGGTTATAACCACACGTACTCTGAAGGGTAGGATCAGTGTATCTCATGGTTATAACCACACGTACTCTGAAGGGTAGGCTCAGTGTATCTCATGGTTATAACCACACGTACTCTGAAGGGTAGGATCAGTGTACCTCATGGTTATAACCACACGTACTCTGAAGGGTAGGATCAGTGTATCTCATGGTTATAACCACACGTATTCTGAAGGGTAGGATCAGTGTATCTCATGGTTATAACCACACGTACTCTGAAGGGTAGGATCAGTGTACCTCATGGTTATAACCACACGTACTCTGAAGGGTAGGATCAGTGTATCTCATGGTTATAACCACACGTACTCTGAAGGGTAGGCTCAGTGTATCTCATGGTTATAACCACACGTACTCTGAAGGGTAGGCTCAGTGTATCTCATGGTTATAACCACACGTACTCTGAAGGGTAGGATCAGTGTATCTCATGGTTATAACCACACGTACTTTGAAGGGTAGGATCAGTGTACCTCATGGTTATAACCACACGTACTCTGAAGGGTAGGATCAGTGTACCTCATGGTTATAACCACACGTACTCTGAAGGGTAGGATCAGTGTATCTCATGGTTATAACCACACGTACTCTGAAGGGTAGGATCAGTGTATCTCATGGTTATAACCACACGTACTCTGAAGGGTAGGATCAGTGTACCTCATGGTTATAACCACACGTACTCTGAAGGGTAGGATCAGTGTATCTCATGGTTATAACCACACGTACTCTGAAGGGTAGGATCAGTGTATCTCATGGTTATAACCACACGTACTCTGAAGGGTAGGATCAGTGTATCTCATAGTTATAACCACACGTACTCTGAAGGGTAGGATCAGTGTACCTCATGGTTATAACCACACGTACTCTGAAGGGTAGGATCAGTGTATCTCATGGTTATAACCACACGTACTCTGAAGGGTAGGATCAGTGTATCTCATGGTTATAACCACACGTACTCTGAAGGGTAGGATCAGTGTATCTCATGGTTATAATTTAGAAACCATCGTAACttatacagtgaaacataaacATAAGTTTAAAGCAAAACAACTTTCTCTACGAGTAGCGACATGTGGTAATAAACAGTAGTTTGACTTAGTATCTTAAGTGATTTTCACTGATAAAACTTCAGAATTATACCAGATATTTATTAGCGTGTAAATGAGGTTGTTACTGACCCAGAGTTCCCTGGTAGAACCTGGGATATCACTGGTAGAACCTGGGGTATCATTGGTAGAATCTGGGGTATCACTGGTAGAACCTGGGGTATCACTGGTAGAACCTGGGGTATCATTGGTAGAACCTGGAGTATCATTGGTAGAACCTGGGGTATCACTGGTAGAACCTGGGGTATCACTTGTAGAACCTTGGGTATCACTGGTAGAACCTGGGGTATCATTGGTAGAATCTGGGGTATCACTGGTAGAACCTGGGGTATCATTGGTAGAACCTGGGGTATCATTGGTAGAACCTGGGGTATCACTGGTAGAACCTGGGGTATCACTGGTAGAACCTAGGGTATCACTTGTAGAACCTTGGGCATCACTGGAAGACTTAATGGGGTAGATGGATAGTTACTTTGATGTCTGTGAGGGACCCCTCATTCAAGGAATTGGAATTGCTctcctattccttggatcaaacccgatGACCTTTCATTCTCACGGTTCTGAATAAATTCCTTACGGGTTCAGAACTTCCTCCCTAAACAACCTTTAGATAGGAAGGATAGATCTTGCCCTCAATTGTAAATTTTAAAACATTTTGGCATTATTTAGTCATACATGTACTTACGATCAAACATGTACTTACGATCAAACATGTACTTACGGTCATACCTGTACTTACGATCAAACATGTACTTACGGTCATACCTGTACTTACAATCAAACATGTACTTACGGTTATACCTGTACTTACGATCAAACATGTACTTACGGTCATACATTTACTTACGATCAAACATGTACTTACGGTCATACCTGTACTTACGATCAAACATGTACTTACGGTCATACCTGTACTTACGATCAAACATGTACTTACGATCAAACATGTACTTACGGTCATACATGTACTTACGATCAAACATGTACTTACGGTCATACATGTACTTACGATCAAACATGCACTTACGGTCATACATGTACTTACGATAATACATGTGTTTACGATCATCATGTGTTTACGGTCATGTATTTGGTATGATAAGAAACAAAGCAAAAAAGTTTTACGTCAATATTACGTCAATAATTTACCCTattcaaaaatattttaaatttgtagatTTTTGCCTAAAAACATAATGAAGGTAAACTACTATAGTGAGTACATTGTGTCCACAATATTTATTCTTGTCTTCCATTAATACACTTCAGGCATACCTCTCTTAATTCTACGTTTAATGCATGTACAAATACATTACCTCATCAGACGTATGTTTTAGTATGGGTATTGTATGAAGTAGTGAAAAACATATATTATTATAAAGGTAGTAGTGTAGATTGTTATATTTAGGGGAAGTGTTTAACTTCTAAGGTTCATACAGTGCTTGTGGAATGAGAGGTAGTCAAGGAACAGCTTCAGTTCTTTGTGAAGTAAGTTATATACTCAGTATTAGGAtattttgaggaaacgtttctccacgaaTTGCTTCACTGGCGAAACATATCAATAAAATCTAAAACGGCGTCTTGTGCCATGTTTCACATTTATTGCTATTTTACTGTATATCATATAttatccaattccttggatgaagagcccctcatcagcaccGAGGGGTCACAGGAATATATAAGACCACCTTCTACTGTAGGAATCTGTGTGGAAGCCTAGTGCTTCATTATTCGTCTTCCGTTATACAAACGGTGCTTTACACATCGTGGGAACTCCACAGTGAGTTGAGGTTTATATCGTATATATTATAATGCAGTCTTCAGTAGCATTTAGTTGGGGTAAGACTCATAGCAGAACCAATAACGGAAAATGTTCAAGGGTGTATCTAGGGTGGTAAATGTAGTTTTTTTTAAGTGGGTGTAGTTATTAATGTGTGGAGTGTGGATGTAGTTAATGTATGTAGTGAGggtatacatattattattcatggggagtgctaaaacccatgtcttacagcacttggtGGAATGGTAGGCATTTATATTTTATCAAAGGTAGGGAAGCACAGCTCCAGTTTCTTAGATTAAGAACCCCTAACCGGCatccaggaacctcccttgagggaagtTAGATTATAGTTAAGATTTGGAGTGGGAGGGGAGTTACTGTGTGGAATAGGAGGTCAGGGTGTTGGGTTACAAACAGCAGATAAACGCAGGGCTGGCTGTCACTGGGTGTGACCGGAGATCATGTCATGGCCTCACATTCAACAATAGTGGGTCCTCATACTAGGGAAGGTCATATCTCGCGCAGACAACTACGGCGTTGCTACCCGCGCTACTCGTCTTGGTAATGTTGCGTACGGAAGTTCCATCTTTTTGTTAAGAATGTAAGGTCAACCCAACAATACTGTCACAGGGAAATACAATGACAAAATTAGCATTAATGACTTATTTATGTTCAAAAGCTTTCACTACTCATTTAATGTGATTATATTTAATAATAGCAGGATATGAAACCATTCTGCAGTAATGACGCATTAGCTGGGTAGAAACTTTAGTACATTAACGAATAGATGAATTTAGAGTTAGAAAGGATGTTGGGACTTATTGATTCAGCAGTCGAGTTTGAGTGGAAAAAACTTACAGGCAGCGTCATTAAAGcgagaaccttgggtagctttaattaTAGATTAGTTgggtacatgagtgggtatgaTTAAGTGTGAATTGGACCAGCCTAGTATAgtccacttttaattttttttatacaacTCGTACTCTCGAAGAATGTTTTTAacgcgttatatatatatatatatatatatatatatatatatatatatatatatatatatatatatatatatatatatatatatatatatatatatatagaatttcaacaaaccggccgtgtcccaccaaggcagggtggcccaaaaagaaaaacgaaagtttctctttttaaatttagtaatttatgcaggagaagggattactagccccttgctcccggcattttagtcgcctcttacaacacgcatggcttacgaaggaagaattctgttccacttagccatggagataagaggaaataaacaagaacaagaaagaaaatagaagaaaccccagaggggtgtgtatatatatgcttgttcatgtatgtgtagtgtgacctaagtttaagtagaagtagcaagacgtacctgaaatcttgcatgtttatgagagacaaaagacaccagcaatctaatcatcatgtaaaacaattagactttcgttttacactcacttggcaggacggtagtatctccctgggtggttgtttaccaacctactactacctaggatatatatatatagtatatatatatatatatatatatatatatatatatatatatatatatatatatatatatatatatatatacatacatacatgtatatatatatatatatatatatatatatatatatatatatatatatatatatatatatatatatatatatatatatatatatatatatatatatatcaacaacaatgcgactagccgaggattcaaacccatgtcgttttggcctacctcatggtgaccgaaaatcacacatgatgcTATAACCCACAGGGCCATGCAAtcttacaagaatcaagcacccagcagagctaggtgttttaccttgatccgaggacatatggtagtgtgggtgcctccgaactaatttcattctaatccccgtttggtgtactagccttcacgagcagtattttatattattgtaaccacaaacaagtggtattgaatcaataacaacactgtgactagccgaggatttgAATCAGTGTCGTTTTGGTCcctctcatggtgagcgaaaatcacacatgaggctctaacccacaggaccacgcaatcctacaagaatcaagcactcttataatgtcgtgccaaataggtaaaacttgcgattttggcttaaatagcaacactcttgccgaataaggcaagcaagtACATATGtagtaatttcacaaaaatcattctgaacctaacaagaaagtatatttcattgtttgtttattattaaattgtcaacttatttaaaatatgtatagttggattatgctaaattaaattgtgcttgttataataaggttaggtaagttttctaaggttgttttggtacaaaattattaatttttacattaacataaatgaaaaaaatatatctttaaatgcataagagaaaattttagaaaggacttaattttatatgagtttttgctaattgaccagttttacctatttggcaccacacacacatctgcatatatatatatacatacatatatatacagtggagcctCAGTTTTTGTGATTAATCCTTTGGAAAAAGTCTCAAGAAAACCGaattgtacgaaaactgaagcaatatttcctataagaaataatgtaaatccaattagtcTGCTTCAGACACCcaacaatattaacaaaaaatacattttatagagaataactatggtTTTacgtacagaaaacaatgagaaataaatatgactaataaaatggataaatgaacatttgacactacttttacctttattgaagacacttgttggcgtatggaagacggcgaggaggggagagggaggaggagaggttattgtttggaaagggaatccctgcccataaggaattcaggtatcaaggccctctctgaggttacttcccttctttgtcttttactggcactaggatcagcttgagagttactggacccctttcacacaaaaaatctgtccagagaggtcatGGTGGCTTAtgtagcagttgcactcaataaacaagcacaaaaagcaatggattacagtggacccccgcataacgatcacctccgaatgcgaccaattatgtaagtgtatttatgtaagtgcgtttgtacgtgtatgtttgggggtctgaaatggactaatctgcttcacaatattccttatgggaacaaattcggtcagtactggcacctgaacatacttctggagtgaaaaaatatagttaaccgggggtccactgtattatgaaatgttttggatgaacGTGCGGGGTGATACTCACTCGACGAGAAACAAAGGCGCTCAATTCCGGGAAATGAGTGGCCGAGTCACGTGGGCAGGCGGACAAGTTTGGTATGGACCATTTTCAACTgtacaaaaactgggacaaaattctGACAAAAAAAGTTGTTGAAAACCAAATCGTACAAaaactagggcatacgaaaaccaaGGTTTGACTGTACATGcatatacaacctctcctcacttaccaatggagttctgttcctatgaccatgtcagtaaacaaattcatctctaagtgaggagcatactataatggtagtgggtttgtgtcatccatctttgatattgtgttaatgtcacttttgcaccatctATAACATTtcaggtatatttttaaatgtttataaagtagtgtactgtatattctaataaacagaatagaggaaatcagctctaatacatgtatacattatttaggtatgtatactggtcagagagcccgtcataagtccgagtcgttggtaaacgagtgtgtcgctaagtgaggagctgTATATAAAATCTTtaaggggaagtggaaaagaatccttctgtaagccatgtgtgtcataagaggcaactaaaatgctgggaggaaGTGGCTAATAAACCCTCCACCTGTATGAATTACTGAACGTACAAAGAAGAAAAACTTGACATATCATCTTttacgggtcaccctgcctcagtgggaactgccattgttaaaaaaatatataggtctccctcaacatttgcgagggttaggggatcaagagcctcacactagtcgataaaggctatagcaccagccagcgataaaCTGTAACAAGaaagttaagcgattaattgatagaaaaaggacagcacgaacttaactcctccaatgttgttggatttATATAAAGTGACTGACAGCACTGCCGTCTCTACCGCCTTTGCTgccacctccctccatcatcatgtacagcttatgctctcagtggcccttatacacccaacaacaacaacaatgcaaGAACACTCATTTCATAATGACATACTTTTTTTCATTCTAGAGTAcatgtatatgtcatgtttctatgttattaatattgttaattatgtcatattagatgaattatgatagataaataagccgtagagttgatagtgtcatattgaaggactatcttgtcctatctccaaacaaactctgccacccccacaattcctaacatgtgtgatgacatattttaaatatgattgggcggctgggaattcgcgaatgttcgAAGCCCGTGAAAGTAGAAAacacgaatgttgagggagacctgtatagtatatatatttatttatgtatttttttaattttataaataaaatgTTAGATTTGGCAAAGTTAAACTAACATGCTTAACATAAAATATGAAAGGGTGCCAAAATTTAGAAAGTGCAGAAttgaggtgaggatgggttggtGCATATGGTTCCCAGATTTTCAGCTGAACATTTTATAAAAGATGAGATAATTTCAGCATCATCACTTCACTAATAGACAAAACTGTTTGAAGATGAATTTGGCTTCTAAGAAAAGCCTGGCACCTGTAGCTGCTGTGGGGGAAAAACAGCCCATACTTATCATATTCAAACTTCCTATTGGTAAGTAGTGTTTATACTTAACCTGCTTAATTTTAATTTGCTTATTTTATATTTCTTTATTCCAACAGTGGAACAGCAGTTGTTAGTTTTGTATGTTATATCCTTAGATCACTTGACAGCATATTTATTATAATGAACTGCTGATGATGGTGGAAGCTTCTGTTAAGCACTGTTTGTGATAACATACATCTAGGTAATAGCATTTTTATGTTAACAGTTATGATTTTGAATTATTAAATTCAAATATACTGCATATAAATGCAGGTATTTTATTTAGTGCTTAAGGATTTCATTAAAAatgcttctcttttttttttttttttatttaaaaaattacaggtacatgtactgtagtgtacattaCTAAATGCAACAAAATAATCTTGCCACTGCCTGAATTATACCATGTTTTGCAAATAAAAACTTATTTTTTTAACATGTTCTAGTGTATTATATTAATATAAGAAAAATCTAATGATTTTAATGCAGCACGAGGAAGTTACAGACCCCAGCGTCCTATGGTAACTGGCACCTCCAGCGTCACCATTCATGTGGGCTCAAATGGCAAAGTCCTCACCCCACCTGCTTTACAGTCAAATCAAAAGTCTGCTAGCCCTTTCCCATCTGCCATTAGCATTCCATCACAGAAACCTTCTACATTCAAATCTGTCTCCTTTCTTTCACCTGTTTACAATCTACACCCCTTGAAATGCTCCCAGAGTAGTTATGAAAAAAATGATACTGAAATAGAaaatgttaataaaaatattataaaggGTCCAAAAGATTCCTTAAGTAAGTATGGATCAGTAAAGTTTGCAAAGAAATCCAGaaagccaccaccacctcccattcTTGCTAATGATAGTAGTACGCCAGATCATTTGGTTACCAAGCTTCCATCACCAGTAGCAAAACTACGAACACACAtaccaaaaaataaaaataaagatattGAAACAAAGGAATCTCTCAATCATGATACCAGTCAGCCACTGGTCAGGGAAGAATTAGATGTAAATTTGAAACCAATGTATAATGAGTCTCATGTGTCAAGTTGCAATCTAAAGTATCAGCCTGTACCAGACATTGTTTCTATGACTCAGAAGGAGAGGTTAGTGTCACCCACGAATGATAATGTTGGAAAAAATGAAAATAGCAAACCAACATTTAGAATTAATAAGTCAGTTTCGATATATTCGTCTTCACAGGCACAGTCAGAAATGATAGATAATCATGTCTCCAAAGATGGTCAAAGACAGTTTTATGTGACATCAAAGAGAGTAAGTTCACAGACATCAAAAACTATCTCTGTAACAAAATCACACTCCTCAAATTCTGCCACAAATGCTTACACAAACAAGGGCAGTATGGGTGGCTGTAAGATGACGAGTTTCCCACCTCAGATTTCTTCAAGACCTGTTAATCTTACACGGATGTCCAAGTCTTGTAAGCCTACTACAGGCAATCCACTGCACAGGGAGTTGATTAATAAATTTGAAATTTCTCCTAAAACAGGCGAGAATGTTTCTAGTCTCCAGAAGGTAAGCATAAAAGAACGCAAAACTGAGATGGAAACATTTTCAGATTGTACATTTACTTCCAATATGAATAACTGTATACAAAAGCAAGAGGTAAAACAGAGTGTCGATTCTTTCAACATTTCATTGGGTGAAAAAATTCCTCTCACAGAACTAATTCAAAATttgaaggagaaagagaaaatACAACAAATATCTCTTAATGCACCGAGTGAAAATTCTGGGAAGACCCCTGCAGAGCCAAAAACTACTGAAATGCCATGGAGACAGGAGACTAGGGCCAATGTATTGCCCCCTGCAAATTCTCCTAGCAATAGAACTTTTGTCCCAAATATTGGAGTTAATGGTTCTACAGGGGAGATTAAAAATCCTGTTCCTGGTCTTGTTAACCATCATGAATCCACCAGGGTTTCTCAGaccaaaaaaaaaggcacagtgAAAGGAAATTTGTTTAAACGAGGAGAACAACCCAGAATGTCATATACTAAGATAGTATGTGTTGTCAGTTTGTAATAATGTacatactgtactgtaatacaaAGTGATTAGCAAGAAAATTTTCTGTTTTCTAGAACCAGAATAATTTTTAGGCACATCCTATTCTTTTAGGATGAATTTCTCTTAGATTATACTCTGTTATGAAGCTAAAAAGAAACAATTGCTATATATTCTAGTACATACTGTATTGGCTATTGATCCACTTAATTTCATTTTAAATAAATTACTTTTCTTCCCATCAGGTTTTAAGGGCTCATGGAAGGAGCATACTAGGCTGTAGGCCTTCAAAACATTTGTGACTAGCCAACTGACAAGAATAATTTAGGTAGTGTATAGTTGCATCAAAGGTTACAGTAGCTTGCAAACTGCAATTGGTAttttattgctattactactgctgcataTTTTCTTTACTCATCCACATCACTTTTAATGCTGTATGTGGTTTCATTTATGCACTGTTGGAACTGTTGACAACACTGGGTTGCACAGTTGCATTGAAGCCATGAGTTGAGATAGTTTCGTCATTTTACATGTATTGTTTTATATGGGATACTTACACATATTTATGGTAAAGTAATCTTGTGGTTTAACATTTGTATTGTttaattacaatatatatatatatattgtactttATGTAATTATCATACCATTCATTTTAT from Cherax quadricarinatus isolate ZL_2023a chromosome 43, ASM3850222v1, whole genome shotgun sequence harbors:
- the LOC128694234 gene encoding uncharacterized protein, yielding MPGWEGRADSSTDGDDLDDTGLDYLDSRPGVLPAPSGIVFEGEAVIINGRSNLQRQPKNKKLCISFDDTLTTTYEYPSELFLLAEAGLLPLDTITTTIPSSPDATNNTQARGSYRPQRPMVTGTSSVTIHVGSNGKVLTPPALQSNQKSASPFPSAISIPSQKPSTFKSVSFLSPVYNLHPLKCSQSSYEKNDTEIENVNKNIIKGPKDSLSKYGSVKFAKKSRKPPPPPILANDSSTPDHLVTKLPSPVAKLRTHIPKNKNKDIETKESLNHDTSQPLVREELDVNLKPMYNESHVSSCNLKYQPVPDIVSMTQKERLVSPTNDNVGKNENSKPTFRINKSVSIYSSSQAQSEMIDNHVSKDGQRQFYVTSKRVSSQTSKTISVTKSHSSNSATNAYTNKGSMGGCKMTSFPPQISSRPVNLTRMSKSCKPTTGNPLHRELINKFEISPKTGENVSSLQKVSIKERKTEMETFSDCTFTSNMNNCIQKQEVKQSVDSFNISLGEKIPLTELIQNLKEKEKIQQISLNAPSENSGKTPAEPKTTEMPWRQETRANVLPPANSPSNRTFVPNIGVNGSTGEIKNPVPGLVNHHESTRVSQTKKKGTVKGNLFKRGEQPRMSYTKIVCVVSL